From the genome of Pelosinus fermentans DSM 17108:
GAATAATGCTTATAATGTAAAAATATAGAAGGATTTGGCATTCATAAAAGAGAAGCTACCATAATAAATTACTAACTAATTTATTATGGTAGCTTCTCTTTAGTTGACACTGGGCGGTAGAAAGATAATTAAGAACTGATTGGTGTATTAAATGGGACAAGGATCCTGTCCCCGTATCCCTTTATAAAAAAAGATGCAAGGGTAGTCGTGGCCAAGAAGTTCTAAAATATAAATTTGATAAAGTTATATGTAAAGATTGTCCAAATAGAGTGGAATGTGCTGGCAAAAATAAATCGGTTAAATGCTTGGAACTTGAAAAGGATAGCAGCCCTAGTATTCTTTTTAGTCGAATATTTATTGCTGATTTTTAGAGAGATTACTCAATTAGCAATTATAGAAAACAAAAATCTTCTAATAGCTCAAAAATAGTAAGCTTTTTCAGTAGTTTCGGACGGTTCGGTCGTCTTCAAACACAATCGTTGATAATTCCCGTAAAGTGCTTTATGATATAATTAAAGTTTATGAAAGGGTGAATACAATGAAGTTATTTGGAAAATCCGGTATTGTAAAAGGCTCCACACAACTCGATATGATAAAACATTGTGCGGAGCCCAATCAAATTAAGTAAATGTTTATTTGATAGATGATTTCAGCACAATCAATTTAAGCTTAAGCTTATGTTGATTGTTTGTGATGCTCTTTTATAAATATTGAATTTGAATATTTGGCCGTAGACAATGTTTTGTCTACGGCCTTTTGCTAGCTTTTTTCAAGGACATATTATGTCTATTGGCATAGTTAGTATAAAAGCAGAGGGCTTGCACCTACGGGTGTATAGTTTCCTCTACTTTTTTGTTTATATTTTAAAAGAAAAGGATGTAGTCTAAAAATGGAAAACTCAGAACAGGATTTAACAATTGGAAGTGTACAAAAAAAACTTATAAAATTTGCAATGCCCTTATTTGTTGCTAATTTGCTCCAATCATTTTACAGCATTGTAGATATGTTGGTTGTTGGCCGAATGGTTGGGAGCACTGGGCTTGCAGCAATCAGCAATGCTTCAGTGATTAGCTTTATCATTAACTCAATTTGTATTGGCGTTACAATGGGCGGCACAGTATTAGTTGCTCAGTATAAAGGAGCTAATGATGAACAGGGTCAGAAAAAGACGGTAGGAACCTTGTTTACTATATCTGCCATTGCTTCGATTATCGTTACCGTGATAGGGCTACTTGTATATAAGCCCGTGTTTGAACTTCTCGACGTGCCGTCTGCTTCTATGAAAGACGCTTGCGATTATATGCTGATAATATGTTTAGGAACATTTTTTGTGTTTGGATACAATGCTGTCTGCTCAATTATGAAAGGATTTGGCGACTCAAAAAGTTCACTCTATTTTATTGCGGTGGCTACTGTCGTTAATATTTTTCTTGATTTGATTTTAGTTGGGCCTTTTGGATTGGGGACAAAAGGTGCCGCTTATGCAACTGTTTTTTCACAAGGCATTTCTCTCATAATTTCAATTATTTGCTTGCGGCGCAGCGGTTTTATTTTTGATTTCAAGTTGCAAAGTTTTGGCATTGATAGGGACAAACTGATTGCCATTTTGAAAGTAGGATTACCTACTGCAATTCAAATGGTAGTTGTTAATATTTCGTATCTCTTGATTACAGGTATGCTCAATCACTTTGGTGTCTCGGTAGCAGCAGCTTCGGGCATTGGATTAAAAGTAAATACTTTCGCCGGTATGCCCTGTTGGGCGCTTGGTCAAGCGGTTACGGCTATGGTAGGACAAAATATAGGAGCGAAAAACATTGAACGTGTTCAAAATACTACGACAATAGGACTGCGTCTGAATATAATCATTACTTTACTTGTCGTGATACTTGTACAGATATTTGCAAAACCCATTGTAATGCTTTTTGAGCCGAAAAATTTAGAGGTGATTCAAGAAGGTGTTTTATATTTAAGAATATGTTGTTCTATAAACAGCTTGATTTACGCGGCGATGTATACTTTTGACTCCTTTGCTATTGGTATTGGGGCTGCAAACATAGCCATGTGTAATGCACTGTTAGACGCAGTCATTGTACGTTTACCTGTAAGCTGGTCTTTAGCTTTTATACTTCATTATGGTTTTACAGGAATTTATATAGGACAGGCACTTTCTCCGATATTGCCGGCTATCGTTGGTGCAATTTATTTTTATCGGAAAGGATGGAGACATAAAAAGTTTTTACATAGTTAATCAGTAAAAATCGAAATCACCTGCTGAATGGCAATAAAAAAAGCCGTAATTCGGTTGTCGCTCCCCGCCTCTGTTTCGATTTGCACCATTCTTATCACAAAAATCGAAACGGAGGAAAAATACTATGTCAAAATCAATCTACGGGATTATTACCCGTTTTATTCATCGGACTGCTTTATCGAAGTGTCGGACGAGCTGGCAGTGTTTTTAGAGGGCTGCGACAAAGCAGAGAACGTCCTAATGAAGAGTGTGTAACATAAGTAGAATTTAACAGTTATAAAGAGAAGCTACCATAATAAATTAGTTCGTAAATTTATGGTCAGCTTTTCTTTTATTTGATATGAGTGATAGAAACACAATTGAGAACTTATCGATTTTAAATGGGACAAAGAACCTGTCCCCGTGTCCCACCTTTCTAGCTAAGTTGAAAATAGCAATGTTAGTAGGTATTTCGCAGGGGAATTTTACTTTCACACGGAACACCTGTTTGGCATTTGCCGCAACCATATCTTGGAGCATATTTTTCAATAATTTTATCCGAAAATGCCGAGCAGGCCATATGATCTTTTCCTTCTTCAATAGAGATTGCTCCAGCGGGGCATTTTTTTACGCAGGCACCGCATAGGCAGCAATATTCATAAATAGATTTGTAGTTTCTTGTGTCAGGGGGGAGTTCCAGTTCGGTAATAATGCTGGCGAATCTTCCGGCAACACCTTTAGCTGTTATTAGGCCTTTAGAAAGCCCGAATGTACCCAATCCGCAAATAAAAGCGACATGTCTTTCCGACCAATTGCTGGTAAAGGCGGCTTGGGGATGGGGTGTATTGGGGTTGAACCCGGCTTTTGACCAAAAATTTTCATCAAGCGACGGCACTATGCTATTATAACCTGCGCGTAGCAATATGGAATTTAAATAGGTGGTTAATTTATTTAGAAACGCTTGTCCTTCAATACGACCATGCAGCCATGCGTCGGCAGGCCAGACACTGTCTTTAGTATTTTCTCTTTTGATTTGCTGACTAAAGGGAAGGAAAAAAGAGATAACTGTTTTTGCTTCTGGCAGCCATTGCTGTGGATGTCGGACATGATCGCCAATTGCAGTTGGCTTTTTTAATTCATCGAAATATGGATCAGCCGCAGAGCCAAAGGCAAAAATAGGATCTTCAAATATTTTCATACCGATTACCTGTGTAGAAAGAGCAAATTCTTTAGTTATATAATTGTCTTTTTCGTTTTCTACAAAGTGCGCAGCGGCTTTACATATATTTGTTTTATTCATTTTCATCACCTTTGTTGTATGTATTTTTCTAGTATATTTGTTTACAGTTTTAGTTATGCTGCTAAAATTCTCGGGTATGCCCAACCTACGGTTACTATGCATATTCAATTATTGGAAGAAGAATTCCAGGTAAAGCTTTTTGAACGATTGGGACTTTTCTGAAGAGGTGAAGTTTGGTTCGATTCAGGAAGAATCGATTGTGGTGGTCATTGCGCCCGATCACCCTTTTTGCAGGTATTCGGCGCTAGGTATTCAAGATTTTCAAACCGAGAATTTGATTATAACCCAGGAGAATTGCACGTATCGGGCTATGATTGATGAACTTTTACAGGAAGCGGGGGTTCAGCCTCATTCTCTGATTGAAATCAACAATATTCAAGCCATTAAACAATTGGTTATGAGTGGCTTGAGGATTACTGTTTTGCCACGTGTTTCCGTAGAATATGAGCTACGCAAAATTTGCTGACAGAAGTGCCGTGGAAAGGACCTCCTTTAAGGGTTTTTACTCAAATAGCTTATTATTGAAAAAATCAAATTGGAATGTTCCAATATATGTTTATAAAGGTGAATCAGAAGACGAATTGATTAATAAATTGGAAGAATTGGCAAGATGAATAAAAGATTATGAAAGCGTGTCTTTCTTATTAAAGGACAGTTTTCACGGATGGAATATCATCTGCTCAGGTGTTGCATTACAATATATGAAACTAGAATATTAAATATGCAAAAAGTAGCAATAGTCAAGGTAGATAGTTTTGATTACATTTACGAAGATGTAGAAAAAGGCGTAAATCAGTAACTACCCATCCATAGGTAGTTACTGATTTACAATTAATAAGAAACCTGAAACAGAGCCTCGCTTTGGTAAAATAATGCTTATAATGTAAAAATATAGCAGGATTTGGCATTTATAAAAGAGAAGCTACCATAATAAGTTAGTTAGTAATTTATTATGGTAGCTTCTCTTTTAGTTGACTCTGACGATAGAAACACAATTGAGAACTTATCGATTTAAATGGGACAAGGAACCTGTCCCCGTGTCCCATTTAGGTATAGGATTAAATAAATATAAGGAGGAAAAACATGGGGGAATATGTAGTTGGCATTTTAATTGCCGGAGGAATCTATAATATATTACTGGCTGTTTTTCATATCATGTTCTGGCGCATGGATAAATTTAACTGGAAAGAAGAATTACCAAAGATGTCCAGTATAAATATGGCAGTCATTCAGTTGTTGAATGTTGCTGTCATCGTATTCTTCTTTTTAATCTCATATATCAGCATTTTTCACACACGGGAACTGTTGAGTAGTGGGCTGGGTAAAACTGTCTTATTAGGTGTATCGTTATTTTGGTTGATCAGACTAGGCGGGGAATTTACCTTTAAAAAAGGAACACCAGCTAATCCAGTATTAGTGGTCATTTTGGTAATAGGAGCGTTATTATATTTAATTCCTGCGTTATCAGTAACGGCATAGATAAATATAGGACAGGGGGACGTAGGAAGTGTCCGAATGGAATTGTCTTTTGACTTTCAGTAAGACATACCTACCGTCCCCTTGTCTTATGTGAGATTATAGATAATTATGGACCTTATATTGGAAATGAAAATAGTGTGTGTATGAAAAAGAAGTTAATATAATAGTAGCATTGCTTGGATGATCTTAAATAATGAATAAAGTTCAGCAGTTAAATAAATTTATAAATCCAGGTGATAAAGTTCTATTAAAGCCCAGTTCTCAAAAAGAACTTAATTTATAAAATTGGAGATAAAAACTAAGTTATGAATAGTGAAGATAGAATATATGATATAGTTGATGCTCGTAAAAAAGACACAGTAGATTTGAGTGTTAACACAAACCCTTTAGGAATGCCAGAGTCGGCTAAAATAGCTATTATAAGAGGAATGGAACTGTATGCACAGTATCCTGACGAAAAATGCACCATTTTATCTGAAGAAATTGCACAACATTGTTCAGGTATATCTGCGAAGCAAGTTTTATGCGTCAGTGGTGTGGATGATGCGATCTATCGGATTATATTTGCGCAACATCCAAGAAAAGCGCTTCTATTGGCTCCTACCTATGAAGACTATGAAAAAGCATTACGTAATGATGGATGTACTGTGATATATCATTTTTTACAAAAAGAGGAAAAGTATCAAATTACAGAAACGATTTTGGATTCATTAACTAATGAAGTAGACATGTTTTTTTTATGTAATCCGAATAATCCAACAGGACAAGTCATTGGAAGAAAATTTCTCAGTCGGATATTAGATAAGTGCCAAGAGAATGGAACTATCTTGGTTGTAGACGAGAGTTTTATTGATTTTTTGGATGAGTCAGAACAATATACTGCTAAAGGATTAATTAATACATATCCCAATCTTGTAGTTCTAGACGGATTTACTAAACTATATGCTATGCCGGGCTTGCGGTTAGGATTTTGCATATCTAGTAATGAAGAATTATTAGGAAAAATATTTGCAGCAGGACAACCTTGGGGTGTGTCTATTCCAGCACAAATAGCTGGGATTACGGCATTAAAAGATAGAAAATATTTAAAGGAAACTCATGAATTAATCCAGACAGAAAAAAAGTGGTTGCTTAAAGAATTGGGCAATTTGAAAATTGATGTATGGGGTAGTTGCGCCAATTATCTCTTTTTTCCAGCACCTTTGCCTAATATGCGACAGCTTTTGGAAGAAGATAATATTCTTTTGCGAAATTGTGAAAATTTTGTTGGGTTAAACGGAGAATTTTGTCGGGTTGCGATTAGAACGCATCAAGAAAATGAGAAGTTTATTGCTACAATTCGAAAACGTGTTATATTAAAGCCAAACATGGTCGAAGGTGTCGACAAAGGTATTGGAGGAACTACCCATCCATAGGTAGTCACTAATTTACAACTAATAAGAAACCTGAAACAGAGCCTCGCTTTGGTAAAATAATGCTTATAATGTAAAAATATAGAAGGATTTGGCATTTATAAAAGAGAAGCTACCATAATAAATTAGTTAGTAATTTATTATGGTAGCTTCTCTTTTAGTTGACACTAAGCGATAGAAAGATAATTAAAAACTGATTGGTATTGAATGGGACAAGGAACCTGTCCCCGTGTCCCTTTCCCGTGTCCCTTTCCCGTGTCCCTTTCCCGTGTCCCTTCCAATGAGTAAATAAGCAAGTGAAAATCTCTGAAAATACTTTGCTTTTGGATAAGGAAACCTTCGGAAAAATAAAGACGGATTCCTTAAAAAATCC
Proteins encoded in this window:
- a CDS encoding MATE family efflux transporter produces the protein MENSEQDLTIGSVQKKLIKFAMPLFVANLLQSFYSIVDMLVVGRMVGSTGLAAISNASVISFIINSICIGVTMGGTVLVAQYKGANDEQGQKKTVGTLFTISAIASIIVTVIGLLVYKPVFELLDVPSASMKDACDYMLIICLGTFFVFGYNAVCSIMKGFGDSKSSLYFIAVATVVNIFLDLILVGPFGLGTKGAAYATVFSQGISLIISIICLRRSGFIFDFKLQSFGIDRDKLIAILKVGLPTAIQMVVVNISYLLITGMLNHFGVSVAAASGIGLKVNTFAGMPCWALGQAVTAMVGQNIGAKNIERVQNTTTIGLRLNIIITLLVVILVQIFAKPIVMLFEPKNLEVIQEGVLYLRICCSINSLIYAAMYTFDSFAIGIGAANIAMCNALLDAVIVRLPVSWSLAFILHYGFTGIYIGQALSPILPAIVGAIYFYRKGWRHKKFLHS
- a CDS encoding pyridoxal phosphate-dependent aminotransferase, with amino-acid sequence MNSEDRIYDIVDARKKDTVDLSVNTNPLGMPESAKIAIIRGMELYAQYPDEKCTILSEEIAQHCSGISAKQVLCVSGVDDAIYRIIFAQHPRKALLLAPTYEDYEKALRNDGCTVIYHFLQKEEKYQITETILDSLTNEVDMFFLCNPNNPTGQVIGRKFLSRILDKCQENGTILVVDESFIDFLDESEQYTAKGLINTYPNLVVLDGFTKLYAMPGLRLGFCISSNEELLGKIFAAGQPWGVSIPAQIAGITALKDRKYLKETHELIQTEKKWLLKELGNLKIDVWGSCANYLFFPAPLPNMRQLLEEDNILLRNCENFVGLNGEFCRVAIRTHQENEKFIATIRKRVILKPNMVEGVDKGIGGTTHP
- a CDS encoding helix-turn-helix domain-containing protein, with protein sequence MYFSSIFVYSFSYAAKILGYAQPTVTMHIQLLEEEFQVKLFERLGLF
- a CDS encoding LysR family transcriptional regulator substrate-binding protein, giving the protein MNDWDFSEEVKFGSIQEESIVVVIAPDHPFCRYSALGIQDFQTENLIITQENCTYRAMIDELLQEAGVQPHSLIEINNIQAIKQLVMSGLRITVLPRVSVEYELRKIC
- a CDS encoding 4Fe-4S binding protein is translated as MNKTNICKAAAHFVENEKDNYITKEFALSTQVIGMKIFEDPIFAFGSAADPYFDELKKPTAIGDHVRHPQQWLPEAKTVISFFLPFSQQIKRENTKDSVWPADAWLHGRIEGQAFLNKLTTYLNSILLRAGYNSIVPSLDENFWSKAGFNPNTPHPQAAFTSNWSERHVAFICGLGTFGLSKGLITAKGVAGRFASIITELELPPDTRNYKSIYEYCCLCGACVKKCPAGAISIEEGKDHMACSAFSDKIIEKYAPRYGCGKCQTGVPCESKIPLRNTY